One region of Streptomyces capillispiralis genomic DNA includes:
- a CDS encoding diacylglycerol/lipid kinase family protein — protein MAVDLSRQGYRVQRWAARGALTAAALAVATPLVYGGLRGLLLLVCGVAGMGLSAAAVWWTLTLRGPLRWAAALVAVCVPVGLIALFAATLFWALLVSLALWALAVWSGRFALRGTGSERPAARERRLPPPRRPVLIMNPRSGGGKVGRFRLREKAERLGARVVLLEPGKQHDVTALARAAVADGADLLGAAGGDGTQALVAAVAAEHDIPFLVISAGTRNHFALDLGLDRGNPAACLDALTDGVELRVDLGFAGEQPFVNNASFGAYAAIVQSPAYRDDKIGTSLEMLPDLLTGQQGPRLVARAGGTTLTAPQAVLVSNNPYRTGDPFGLGRRERLDSAVLGVLGVRLEGAVGAAALLLNPDPSGLTILTAPEVVIEADRAEIEAGIDGEAMVLPAPVHCRIAPGALRVRVPRKRPGVTRAPARLDWRRLRKLAATVGRTAAPSRLHRPYVAPDAPDVPGVPVAPPVPPTPPAGPGGPDTPGAPGGPGAPQEPAGPRSSHQ, from the coding sequence ATGGCCGTGGACTTGAGCAGGCAGGGCTACCGCGTGCAGCGGTGGGCGGCGCGGGGGGCGCTGACCGCCGCCGCGCTCGCGGTGGCGACCCCTCTCGTCTACGGCGGGCTGCGCGGGTTGCTCCTGCTGGTCTGCGGGGTCGCCGGAATGGGGCTGAGCGCGGCCGCCGTGTGGTGGACCCTCACCCTGCGGGGACCGCTGCGGTGGGCGGCCGCGCTGGTCGCCGTCTGTGTGCCCGTCGGCCTGATCGCCCTGTTCGCCGCCACCCTGTTCTGGGCGTTGCTGGTGTCCCTGGCGCTGTGGGCGCTGGCGGTGTGGAGCGGCCGCTTCGCGCTGCGCGGAACGGGCAGCGAGCGCCCCGCGGCCCGGGAACGGCGGCTGCCGCCGCCCCGCCGGCCGGTGCTGATCATGAACCCGCGCTCCGGCGGCGGCAAGGTGGGCCGGTTCCGGCTGCGGGAGAAGGCGGAGCGGCTGGGAGCGCGGGTGGTGCTGCTCGAGCCGGGCAAGCAGCACGACGTGACCGCGCTGGCCCGGGCCGCCGTCGCGGACGGCGCGGACCTGCTGGGCGCCGCGGGCGGCGACGGCACCCAGGCGCTGGTGGCGGCCGTGGCCGCCGAGCACGACATCCCGTTCCTGGTGATCAGCGCCGGGACGCGCAACCACTTCGCCCTGGACCTCGGTCTCGACCGGGGGAACCCCGCCGCGTGTCTCGACGCGCTCACCGACGGCGTGGAGCTGCGGGTGGACCTGGGCTTCGCGGGGGAGCAGCCGTTCGTGAACAACGCCTCCTTCGGCGCGTACGCGGCGATCGTGCAGAGCCCCGCCTACCGCGACGACAAGATCGGCACCAGCCTGGAGATGCTGCCCGATCTGCTCACCGGTCAGCAGGGGCCTCGGCTGGTCGCCCGCGCGGGCGGCACGACGCTCACCGCGCCGCAGGCCGTGCTGGTCAGCAACAACCCCTACCGCACCGGCGACCCCTTCGGGCTCGGGCGGCGGGAGCGGCTCGACTCCGCCGTGCTGGGTGTCCTCGGCGTCAGGCTGGAGGGCGCCGTGGGCGCCGCCGCGCTGCTGCTGAACCCCGATCCGAGCGGGCTGACCATCCTGACCGCCCCCGAGGTCGTCATCGAGGCGGACCGGGCGGAGATCGAGGCCGGGATCGACGGGGAGGCGATGGTGCTGCCCGCCCCGGTCCACTGCCGCATCGCCCCGGGCGCGCTGCGCGTCCGGGTCCCGCGCAAGCGGCCCGGTGTCACCAGGGCCCCGGCGCGGCTGGACTGGCGGCGCCTGCGCAAGCTGGCGGCGACGGTCGGCCGTACCGCGGCGCCGAGCCGGCTGCACCGCCCGTACGTCGCGCCGGACGCACCGGACGTGCCGGGGGTGCCGGTCGCACCGCCCGTACCGCCGACACCGCCCGCCGGACCTGGCGGGCCTGACACGCCTGGCGCGCCTGGCGGACCTGGTGCGCCGCAGGAGCCGGCCGGACCCCGTTCATCGCACCAGTAG
- a CDS encoding NUDIX hydrolase family protein, giving the protein MSDMTETTPGWLSSDDLEMARAHMPILYVEAVPVRVDDSGEVTSVGLLLRIGPDGTVSRTLVSGRVLHHERVRDALLRHLEKDLGPVALPRVPASLQPFTVAEYFPTQGVTPFHDPRQHAVSLAYIVPVTGDCRPRQDALDLVWFSPQEAASQAVQSEMPGGHGVLLKQALAHAGCAV; this is encoded by the coding sequence ATGTCTGACATGACCGAAACCACGCCGGGCTGGCTGTCCTCCGACGATCTGGAGATGGCGCGCGCCCACATGCCGATCCTGTACGTCGAGGCCGTCCCCGTGCGGGTCGACGACAGCGGTGAAGTCACCAGCGTCGGTCTGCTGCTGCGCATCGGACCGGACGGCACGGTCAGCCGGACCCTGGTCTCCGGCCGGGTCCTCCACCACGAACGCGTGCGGGACGCCCTGCTGCGCCACCTGGAGAAGGACCTCGGACCGGTGGCGCTGCCCCGCGTCCCCGCGTCGCTCCAGCCGTTCACGGTCGCCGAGTACTTCCCCACCCAGGGGGTCACCCCCTTCCACGACCCCCGTCAGCACGCGGTGTCGCTGGCGTACATCGTGCCGGTGACGGGTGACTGCCGGCCCCGGCAGGACGCGCTCGACCTGGTCTGGTTCAGCCCGCAGGAGGCCGCGTCGCAGGCGGTCCAGAGCGAGATGCCGGGCGGGCACGGGGTGCTGCTGAAGCAGGCGCTGGCCCACGCGGGCTGCGCCGTCTGA
- a CDS encoding thiolase family protein, translating to MRPVHFAAARRTPIGKLRGALSAVRPDDLAAAVIRGLVADVPALDPARVDDVYWGAANQAGEDNRNVARMAALLAGLPESVPGATVNRLCASGLEAVTTAARTIAAGEADIVIAGGSESMSRAPFVLPRPDEALPHRMETADTRLGWRLVNPAMKDLHGLLAMGETAEEVATRYGIPRERQDEFALRSHRRAADARKNGHFDHELLPVHRQDGTVVDTDECVREDTSIEKLARLKPVFRAGGSVTAGNASPMNDGAAGLILVSEEALNELGLESLGRYVAGASAGVHPDVMGIGPVPATRKALARAGWSVGDLQEAEFNEAFAAQALACVDQLGIDPDLVNPSGGAIALGHPLGCSGARILTTLLHRMRRTGADRGLATMCVGVGQGSAVLVERH from the coding sequence GTGCGTCCCGTCCACTTCGCGGCCGCCCGCCGCACCCCCATCGGCAAGCTGCGCGGAGCCCTCTCGGCGGTACGCCCCGACGATCTCGCCGCCGCCGTGATCCGCGGCCTGGTCGCCGACGTGCCCGCCCTGGACCCGGCCCGTGTCGACGACGTCTACTGGGGCGCCGCCAACCAGGCCGGCGAGGACAACCGCAACGTCGCCCGCATGGCCGCGCTGCTCGCCGGGCTCCCCGAGTCCGTCCCCGGCGCCACCGTCAACCGGCTGTGCGCCTCCGGACTGGAGGCCGTCACCACCGCCGCCCGCACCATCGCCGCGGGCGAGGCCGACATCGTGATCGCCGGCGGCTCCGAGTCGATGAGCCGCGCCCCCTTCGTCCTGCCCCGCCCCGACGAGGCCCTGCCGCACCGCATGGAGACCGCCGACACCCGCCTCGGCTGGCGGCTGGTCAACCCCGCGATGAAGGACCTGCACGGCCTGCTGGCCATGGGCGAGACGGCGGAGGAGGTCGCCACCCGCTACGGCATCCCGCGCGAACGTCAGGACGAGTTCGCCCTGCGCAGCCACCGGCGGGCCGCGGACGCCCGGAAGAACGGCCACTTCGACCACGAACTGCTGCCGGTCCACCGCCAGGACGGGACCGTCGTCGACACCGACGAGTGCGTCCGCGAGGACACCTCGATCGAGAAGCTGGCCCGGCTCAAGCCGGTCTTCCGGGCGGGCGGTTCGGTCACCGCGGGCAACGCGTCCCCGATGAACGACGGCGCCGCCGGACTGATCCTCGTCAGCGAGGAAGCCCTGAACGAGCTGGGCCTGGAGTCATTGGGCCGCTACGTCGCCGGCGCCTCCGCCGGCGTCCACCCCGACGTGATGGGCATCGGCCCGGTCCCCGCCACCCGCAAGGCGCTGGCCCGCGCCGGCTGGAGCGTCGGCGACCTCCAGGAGGCCGAGTTCAACGAGGCGTTCGCCGCGCAGGCGCTGGCCTGCGTCGACCAGCTCGGCATCGACCCCGACCTGGTCAACCCCAGCGGCGGCGCGATCGCCCTGGGCCACCCGCTGGGCTGCTCCGGCGCCCGCATCCTGACCACCCTGCTGCACCGCATGCGCCGCACCGGCGCCGACCGGGGCCTGGCGACGATGTGCGTCGGCGTGGGACAGGGCAGCGCGGTGCTCGTCGAGCGGCATTAG
- a CDS encoding SAM-dependent methyltransferase, with translation MSESHTPPSGSARLNTGVAHNARVWNYWIGGKDNYEVDQRVGDHVASINPIIRDIARADREFLGRAVTYLTRERGVRQFLDIGTGLPTADNTHEIAQRIAPDARIVYVDNDPIVLVHARTLLTGSGEGATAYIDADVHDPDAILERAAGTLDLSRPVAVMMLGILNFVLDTDKARDIVRRVMAAVPSGSFLVLTHPTFDPEVGGELQVPAMEFWNENATPPITARGAADIAAFFEGLELVEPGLVSCARWHADPDSAVVVPQYGAVAVKP, from the coding sequence GTGAGTGAGAGCCACACCCCGCCGAGCGGCTCGGCGAGGCTGAACACCGGTGTGGCGCACAACGCGCGCGTGTGGAACTACTGGATCGGCGGCAAGGACAACTACGAGGTCGACCAGCGGGTCGGCGACCACGTCGCCTCGATCAACCCGATCATCCGGGACATCGCCCGCGCGGACCGGGAGTTCCTGGGCCGGGCCGTGACGTACCTGACCCGCGAGCGCGGCGTGCGCCAGTTCCTCGACATCGGCACCGGGCTCCCGACCGCGGACAACACCCATGAGATCGCCCAGCGCATCGCGCCCGACGCGCGGATCGTGTACGTCGACAACGACCCGATCGTGCTGGTGCACGCCCGCACCCTGCTGACCGGGAGCGGCGAGGGCGCCACCGCCTACATCGACGCCGACGTGCACGACCCGGACGCCATCCTGGAGCGCGCCGCCGGAACCCTGGACCTCTCCCGCCCCGTCGCGGTGATGATGCTGGGCATCCTCAACTTCGTCCTCGACACCGACAAGGCCCGTGACATCGTGCGCCGGGTCATGGCGGCGGTGCCCTCCGGGAGCTTCCTGGTCCTCACGCACCCCACCTTCGACCCCGAGGTCGGCGGCGAACTGCAGGTCCCCGCCATGGAGTTCTGGAACGAGAACGCCACTCCCCCGATCACGGCCCGCGGCGCCGCGGACATCGCCGCGTTCTTCGAGGGCCTGGAACTGGTCGAGCCCGGCCTGGTGTCGTGCGCGCGGTGGCACGCCGACCCGGACTCCGCGGTCGTGGTGCCCCAGTACGGCGCGGTGGCCGTGAAACCCTGA
- a CDS encoding DUF3140 domain-containing protein, which yields MSDALETEALWDDFHRVVNMTSAELAAWLRVSDAGETTEPLPDQAGSETGRHVLAILQKRRTDLTGDDLRVMEEVVDAVTAQTDPENEPAAEDTARRHRLMTLGHDPLKA from the coding sequence ATGAGCGACGCCCTCGAGACCGAAGCGCTGTGGGACGACTTCCACCGCGTGGTGAACATGACGTCGGCGGAACTCGCGGCCTGGCTGCGGGTGAGCGACGCCGGCGAGACCACCGAACCGCTGCCCGACCAGGCGGGTTCCGAGACGGGCCGGCACGTCCTGGCCATCCTCCAGAAGCGCCGCACCGACCTCACCGGGGACGACCTGCGCGTGATGGAGGAGGTCGTGGACGCCGTCACCGCGCAGACGGACCCGGAGAACGAGCCCGCGGCCGAGGACACGGCCCGCCGGCACCGGCTGATGACGCTCGGCCACGACCCGCTCAAGGCGTAG
- a CDS encoding sulfite exporter TauE/SafE family protein, with product MNTMTLWHLTGWEFAALAFAALLVGFSKTAVSGANTVSLAIFAAVLPARASTGVLLPILIAGDLLAVLTYRRHAHWPTLWRLFPAVAAGVVVGTVFLMWADDGAVRTSIGAILLLMAAVTVWRRRGADAEEEPDGVTTRAGRAKARSYGVLGGFTTMVANAGGPVMSMYLLSAGFRKLGFLGTSAFFFLIVNTSKLPFSAGLGLIDADSLLLDAALVLFVVPGALLGKWAVNRINQRLFEQLVIAATVVGGVQLLVR from the coding sequence ATGAACACGATGACTCTCTGGCACCTCACCGGCTGGGAATTCGCCGCGCTCGCCTTCGCCGCCCTGCTCGTCGGCTTCTCCAAGACCGCCGTCAGCGGGGCCAACACGGTGAGCCTCGCCATCTTCGCCGCCGTCCTGCCCGCCCGCGCCTCCACCGGCGTCCTGCTGCCCATCCTGATCGCCGGTGACCTGCTCGCCGTCCTCACCTACCGCCGGCACGCCCACTGGCCGACGCTGTGGCGGCTGTTCCCGGCGGTCGCGGCGGGCGTCGTCGTCGGCACCGTGTTCCTGATGTGGGCGGACGACGGGGCCGTACGGACCTCGATCGGAGCGATCCTGCTGCTGATGGCCGCCGTGACGGTGTGGCGGCGGCGCGGGGCCGACGCGGAGGAGGAGCCCGACGGGGTCACCACCCGGGCCGGCCGCGCCAAGGCCCGCTCCTACGGCGTCCTCGGCGGCTTCACCACCATGGTCGCCAACGCGGGCGGCCCGGTGATGTCGATGTACCTGCTCTCCGCGGGCTTCCGCAAGCTGGGCTTCCTGGGGACCTCGGCGTTCTTCTTCCTCATCGTCAATACCTCCAAGCTGCCCTTCAGCGCCGGGCTCGGACTGATCGACGCCGACTCGCTGCTGCTCGACGCGGCGCTCGTGCTGTTCGTCGTGCCCGGTGCGTTGCTCGGCAAATGGGCTGTGAACAGGATCAACCAGCGACTCTTCGAACAACTCGTGATCGCGGCGACGGTCGTGGGAGGCGTGCAGCTACTGGTGCGATGA
- a CDS encoding aldo/keto reductase, with protein sequence MKYRTIGTGPHSREVSVLALGAMLFGSVTDERTSFALLDRYVEAGGNFIDTSDNYAFWTDGGQGGQSEELLGRWRRSRGVGDEIVVATKLGARPLAPGTSFTDNPEGLSAKVIRESSERSRERLGTERLDLLYAHIDDHTVPQRETVEAFGALVAEGTVGLLGVSNQAVWRVERARALAAAAGLPGYEVLQYQHSYLRPRTDVPDALFPDGSLGHAGPDLAGYLRAEPALTLVAYSPLLKGAYTRPERLPADYDHPGTPARLAALHEVARETGATPNQVVLAWQIGHELPVLPLAGVSSPAQLEENLAAVELELSAEQRARLDAAH encoded by the coding sequence ATGAAGTACCGCACCATCGGCACCGGCCCGCACAGCCGTGAGGTGAGCGTGCTCGCGCTCGGCGCGATGCTGTTCGGCTCGGTGACCGACGAGAGGACCTCCTTCGCCCTCCTCGACCGCTATGTCGAGGCCGGCGGGAACTTCATCGACACGTCCGACAACTACGCCTTCTGGACCGACGGCGGACAGGGCGGGCAGAGCGAGGAACTGCTCGGCCGCTGGCGGCGCAGCCGCGGCGTCGGCGACGAGATCGTCGTCGCGACCAAGCTCGGCGCCCGCCCGCTCGCCCCCGGCACGAGCTTCACCGACAACCCCGAGGGCCTGTCCGCGAAGGTGATCCGCGAGTCCTCCGAACGTAGCCGGGAACGGCTCGGCACGGAGCGGCTGGACCTGCTGTACGCGCACATCGACGACCACACCGTCCCCCAGCGGGAGACGGTCGAGGCCTTCGGCGCCCTCGTCGCCGAGGGCACGGTGGGGCTGCTCGGGGTGAGCAACCAGGCCGTGTGGCGGGTGGAGCGGGCCCGCGCCCTCGCGGCGGCGGCCGGGCTGCCCGGCTACGAGGTGCTCCAGTACCAGCACAGCTATCTGCGGCCCCGCACCGATGTCCCCGACGCCCTCTTCCCCGACGGCAGCCTCGGCCACGCCGGCCCCGACCTCGCCGGCTACCTGCGGGCCGAGCCCGCGCTCACCCTGGTCGCGTACTCACCGCTGCTGAAGGGCGCCTACACCCGCCCCGAACGGCTGCCCGCCGACTACGACCACCCGGGGACCCCGGCCCGCCTCGCGGCGCTGCACGAGGTCGCCCGGGAGACCGGCGCCACCCCCAACCAGGTCGTGCTGGCCTGGCAGATCGGCCACGAACTGCCGGTCCTGCCGCTGGCCGGAGTGTCCTCGCCCGCCCAGCTGGAGGAGAACCTGGCGGCCGTGGAGCTGGAGCTGTCGGCGGAGCAGCGGGCCCGGCTGGACGCCGCCCACTGA
- a CDS encoding DUF309 domain-containing protein produces MGSMESTPPGGPAAARDRDSEGRARNARPRDGLGRPLPYDAQGVPRQPEGVVRRPEESVAEAQRLLDEGKPFHAHEVFEDAWKSGPEEERELWRGLAQLAVGLTHAARGNVTGGARLLRRGAGAAEAWAEGARARLRPHGIDLPGVIAWARELAAEVERGDGDPVDAGARAPRLTGTS; encoded by the coding sequence ATGGGCAGCATGGAGAGCACTCCCCCGGGCGGTCCGGCCGCCGCGCGGGACCGGGACAGCGAGGGCCGGGCGCGCAACGCCCGGCCGCGGGACGGACTCGGCCGGCCCCTGCCGTACGACGCGCAGGGCGTGCCCCGGCAGCCCGAGGGGGTGGTGCGGCGGCCGGAGGAGAGCGTCGCGGAGGCGCAGCGGCTGCTGGACGAGGGGAAGCCGTTCCACGCACACGAGGTGTTCGAGGACGCCTGGAAGTCGGGCCCGGAGGAGGAGCGCGAGCTGTGGCGGGGGCTGGCCCAGCTCGCCGTGGGCCTCACCCATGCCGCCCGAGGGAACGTCACCGGCGGGGCGCGGCTGCTGCGGCGCGGGGCCGGTGCGGCGGAGGCGTGGGCGGAGGGTGCGCGGGCCCGGCTCCGGCCGCACGGGATCGACCTCCCGGGGGTGATCGCCTGGGCCCGGGAGCTGGCCGCGGAGGTGGAGCGGGGGGACGGTGACCCGGTGGACGCGGGGGCGCGGGCACCGCGCCTGACGGGCACCTCCTGA
- the cobF gene encoding precorrin-6A synthase (deacetylating), with product MREIHVIGIGAGDPDQLTLQAVKALRNTDVFFILDKGEAKADLTRLRRDMLEAHVPEGTYRVVEARDPERDRSAGGAAYSPAVGDWRSARADLYERMIIEELGEEETGAFLVWGDPSLYDSTLGILEEVLERGTVSFTHDVVPGISSVSALVARHRTGLNRVARPVQITTGRRLAEGFPQGVDDVVVMLDAHQAFRAYAGQDVDIYWGAYIGTPDEILVSGPLDEAAPRIERLRAEARERKGWIMDTYLLRRRPAEG from the coding sequence GTGCGAGAGATTCATGTCATCGGTATCGGTGCGGGCGACCCCGACCAGCTGACCCTTCAGGCGGTCAAGGCGCTGCGGAACACGGATGTGTTCTTCATCCTGGACAAGGGCGAGGCGAAGGCGGACCTGACCCGGCTGCGCCGGGACATGCTCGAGGCGCACGTGCCGGAGGGGACGTACCGCGTCGTCGAGGCGCGTGACCCGGAGCGGGACCGGTCGGCGGGCGGTGCGGCGTACTCCCCGGCGGTCGGGGACTGGCGCAGCGCCCGCGCGGACCTCTACGAGCGGATGATCATCGAGGAGCTGGGCGAGGAGGAGACCGGCGCGTTCCTGGTGTGGGGCGACCCTTCGCTCTACGACAGCACGCTCGGCATCCTCGAGGAGGTCCTGGAGCGCGGGACGGTCTCCTTCACCCATGACGTGGTGCCCGGCATCAGCAGTGTGTCGGCGCTCGTTGCCCGTCACCGGACGGGGCTCAACCGCGTCGCCCGCCCGGTGCAGATCACCACGGGCCGACGGCTCGCCGAGGGCTTCCCGCAGGGCGTGGACGACGTGGTGGTGATGCTCGACGCGCACCAGGCCTTCCGTGCGTACGCCGGTCAGGACGTCGACATCTACTGGGGCGCCTACATCGGCACCCCGGACGAGATCCTCGTCTCCGGGCCGCTCGACGAGGCCGCGCCCAGGATCGAGCGGCTGCGCGCGGAGGCCCGGGAGCGCAAGGGCTGGATCATGGACACGTATCTGCTGCGCCGCCGGCCGGCCGAGGGCTGA
- a CDS encoding Dps family protein: protein MTVVRSTLPDEARRVSCEALQDTLVDLLGLSLIGKQAHWNVVGPRFRSVHLQLDEVVSAARAHADTVAERAAALGVPPDGRPETIAKVFSLPAPKEGWLRDTEAVAVMTEALGSAVARLRERIDTTEKADPVTQDLLISITADLEKQRWMFEAENFPGES from the coding sequence ATGACCGTTGTGAGGAGCACCCTGCCCGACGAGGCCCGCCGCGTTTCCTGCGAGGCCCTCCAGGACACCCTGGTCGACCTGCTCGGGCTGTCACTGATCGGGAAGCAGGCCCACTGGAACGTCGTGGGTCCGCGGTTCCGTTCCGTCCACCTCCAGCTGGACGAGGTGGTCTCGGCCGCGCGCGCCCACGCCGACACGGTGGCGGAGCGGGCCGCGGCGCTCGGCGTGCCGCCGGACGGCCGCCCGGAGACCATCGCCAAGGTCTTCTCGCTGCCGGCCCCGAAGGAGGGCTGGCTGCGCGACACGGAGGCGGTGGCCGTGATGACGGAGGCGCTGGGCTCGGCGGTCGCCCGGCTGCGCGAGCGCATCGACACCACCGAGAAGGCGGACCCGGTCACCCAGGACCTGCTGATCTCCATCACCGCGGACCTGGAGAAGCAGCGCTGGATGTTCGAGGCGGAGAACTTCCCCGGCGAGTCCTGA
- a CDS encoding cobalt-precorrin-6A reductase — protein sequence MSPHVLVLGGTTEARELAAALSARPGTEVTTSLAGRVTRPGAVAGEVRVGGFGGAEGLAQWLRAHRADAVVDATHPFAGTITANAAHAATATGLPLVVLRRPGWQPGPGDRWHPVPSLEAAAGLLPGLGHRILLTTGRLGLAAFAHLTAPRFVVRSVEPPEPPMPPHTRVLLDRGPFTVAGETAVLRDHRIDVLVTKDSGGAATSAKLTAARDLGLPVVVVRRPPLPEGVTAVPDVPSALRRLDALVAP from the coding sequence ATGTCCCCTCACGTCCTGGTCCTCGGTGGCACCACCGAGGCACGCGAACTGGCCGCCGCGCTCTCCGCCCGCCCCGGAACCGAGGTGACCACCTCGCTCGCCGGACGCGTGACCCGGCCCGGCGCGGTCGCGGGCGAGGTACGCGTCGGCGGCTTCGGCGGGGCGGAGGGACTGGCGCAGTGGCTGCGCGCGCACCGCGCGGACGCCGTGGTCGACGCGACGCACCCGTTCGCCGGGACCATCACCGCGAACGCGGCACACGCCGCGACCGCCACCGGACTGCCCCTGGTGGTCCTGCGCCGCCCCGGCTGGCAGCCGGGCCCCGGGGACCGATGGCACCCGGTCCCCTCCCTGGAGGCAGCGGCCGGCCTGCTGCCCGGGCTCGGACACCGGATCCTGCTCACCACCGGCCGCCTGGGCCTCGCCGCCTTCGCCCACCTGACCGCACCGCGCTTCGTCGTCCGGTCGGTGGAACCCCCCGAGCCGCCCATGCCGCCGCACACCCGGGTCCTGCTGGACCGGGGCCCCTTCACGGTGGCCGGTGAAACGGCCGTCCTGCGCGACCACCGCATCGACGTCCTGGTGACGAAGGACAGCGGAGGAGCGGCGACGTCCGCCAAACTCACCGCGGCCCGCGACCTGGGACTGCCGGTCGTCGTCGTGCGGCGCCCGCCTCTGCCGGAGGGGGTCACCGCGGTCCCCGACGTGCCGTCGGCCCTGCGCCGGCTGGACGCCCTCGTGGCGCCCTGA
- a CDS encoding NUDIX domain-containing protein produces the protein MTAGVDTPDRRGRTGLDLTGRDLTGNPRVRVRDVKLLSSHWYVERTTTFDFRRADGTWSTQERETHDRGNGATLLLYDTARETVLLTRQFRFPVYVNGHPDGMLIETPGGLLDDEDEHPEIAVRREVVEETGHTIGPVQHVFDVYMSPGSVTERVSFYAAAYGASTRTHEGGGLDEEGEDIEILELPFRRALEMIRTGEINDAKTIMLLQWAALEGPFAA, from the coding sequence ATGACCGCCGGCGTCGACACCCCGGACCGCCGGGGCCGTACCGGACTCGATCTGACCGGCCGTGACCTCACCGGCAACCCCCGCGTCAGGGTCCGCGACGTGAAACTGCTGTCCAGTCACTGGTACGTGGAACGGACCACGACCTTCGACTTCCGGCGCGCCGACGGCACCTGGAGCACCCAGGAACGCGAGACCCACGACCGCGGCAACGGCGCCACCCTGCTGCTCTACGACACCGCACGCGAAACCGTGCTGCTCACCCGCCAGTTCCGCTTCCCGGTGTACGTCAACGGCCACCCGGACGGCATGCTGATCGAGACGCCCGGCGGTCTGCTCGACGACGAGGACGAGCACCCCGAGATCGCCGTGCGCCGCGAGGTGGTCGAGGAGACCGGGCACACCATCGGCCCCGTCCAGCACGTCTTCGACGTCTACATGAGCCCCGGCTCGGTCACCGAACGCGTCAGCTTCTACGCCGCCGCCTACGGCGCCTCGACCCGGACCCACGAGGGCGGGGGACTCGACGAGGAGGGCGAGGACATCGAGATCCTCGAACTGCCCTTCCGCCGAGCCCTGGAGATGATCCGCACCGGCGAGATCAACGACGCCAAGACCATCATGCTGCTCCAGTGGGCCGCGCTGGAGGGCCCCTTCGCCGCCTGA
- a CDS encoding endonuclease, translating to MAGRDERAVVRALVEAHGRTYAEEAGIVLKDTPQPLYRLLVLAHLLSARIKGSIAVATARALHEAGLRDPRRMADADWQERVDALGRGGYRRYDERTATQLGEGAALLTERWGGDLRRLRAEADGDVAELRRLLQEFPGVGPAGADIFLREVQRVWPEAAPYLDAKALQGAERLKLPKDPDRLLSLAGRTEPAVLAAALVRAAIGKDVAEDSLNRAGSR from the coding sequence GTGGCCGGCCGGGACGAACGGGCGGTGGTGCGGGCCCTCGTCGAGGCGCACGGCCGGACGTACGCCGAGGAGGCGGGCATCGTCCTGAAGGACACGCCGCAGCCGCTGTACCGGCTGCTGGTGCTGGCCCACCTGCTCAGTGCCCGCATCAAGGGATCGATCGCCGTGGCCACCGCCCGTGCCCTGCACGAGGCGGGGCTGCGCGATCCCCGCCGCATGGCCGACGCCGACTGGCAGGAACGGGTGGACGCCCTCGGCCGGGGCGGTTACCGGCGCTACGACGAACGCACCGCGACCCAACTGGGCGAGGGCGCCGCGCTGTTGACCGAGCGCTGGGGCGGCGACCTGCGCCGGCTGCGCGCGGAGGCGGACGGCGACGTCGCCGAACTGCGGCGGCTGCTCCAGGAGTTCCCGGGTGTGGGTCCGGCCGGCGCGGACATCTTCCTGCGCGAGGTGCAGCGCGTCTGGCCGGAGGCCGCGCCGTACCTGGACGCCAAGGCCCTCCAGGGCGCGGAACGGCTGAAGCTGCCGAAGGACCCGGACCGGCTCCTGTCCCTGGCGGGCCGCACCGAACCGGCCGTGCTGGCGGCGGCGTTGGTCCGCGCGGCGATCGGGAAGGACGTGGCCGAGGACTCCCTGAACCGGGCCGGGTCGCGGTGA